Genomic DNA from Arthrobacter sp. B1I2:
CCTACAAAGACTCGACGCTGCCCATGGGACCATTGTGCCCCCGGCGGCCCGCGCGGTATCAGGACTTTCGCCGGTTGCCGGCCTTTACGGCAGTGTTGCCAGCAGCCCAAGAACGACGGCGAGCAGCGGCGTGGTGCCCTGTGTCAGGGCGGCGCGGAGGTACTTTCGTCCGGTGAAGGCCAGGACGGCGGCCGCCAGCAGCATGGGCCGACCCCGCGCCAAGCGCCACGAGCCCTGGGCAAAAAGAAGGGAGGCAGGGATCATTCGTTGATCCCAGCCTCCCGTCTTTGCTGCTTCCTGTGGCGTTACCGTGCCAGTGTGGCGAGCGTGGTGACGGCGAAGCCCTTGGCCGCCTGGTTCCACGTGGCCAGCAGGCCCTGCAGGTTTTCGCCGTCCGCGCGGTGGGCGGGAAGCTGGTCCTGGAGGGTGGCCAGCACCCCGGTCCGCAGCTCGGTGTTGAAGTTGACCTTGCCAACGTTCATGGCCGCGGCCTTGACGAGCTCCTCTGCGGGGATGCCGGAGGCGCCGTGCAGGACCAGCGGAATGTGGATCCGCGCCGCGATGTCCTGCAGCACGTCCCAGCGCAGCCGCGGCTCGCCCTTGTACTTGCCGTGGACGTTGCCCACGGCCACTGCCAGCAGTTCCGCACCAGTGCGGGACACGAAGTCCTCCACCTGCGCGGAGTCCGTCAGCCCTGCCACGTCCACGCCGGACTGGTCGGCGCCGAAAGCGCGGTCCTCGTCCCCTGCCAGGCCGCCGAGTTCCGCTTCCAGCACCACGTCGGGGCCCAGCAGCTCGCGGGCCGCCCGGACCAGCGCGATGTTGTCCTCGAAAGGGAGTGACGAACCGTCGGCGAGGACCGAATCCGCCCCTGCCGCGACGGCGTCGGCCATGACCTTGAGGTCAGTTGCGTGGTCAAGCTGCACCGCGACGGGCACGGCAGCGGCATCAGCCAGGCCGCGCAGCGCCGCGATGAGCCGGAGACCGTTCGCGGTGGCGGCGGTCTTGGGTGCCACCAGCAGGATCACGCCCCGGCCGGATTCCTCGGCGGCGCCCACCACGGCCAGCGCGGTGGTGAAGTCGTA
This window encodes:
- a CDS encoding class II fructose-bisphosphate aldolase, with translation MRTRLDHLVTSALQQGSAVPAFTCYDFTTALAVVGAAEESGRGVILLVAPKTAATANGLRLIAALRGLADAAAVPVAVQLDHATDLKVMADAVAAGADSVLADGSSLPFEDNIALVRAARELLGPDVVLEAELGGLAGDEDRAFGADQSGVDVAGLTDSAQVEDFVSRTGAELLAVAVGNVHGKYKGEPRLRWDVLQDIAARIHIPLVLHGASGIPAEELVKAAAMNVGKVNFNTELRTGVLATLQDQLPAHRADGENLQGLLATWNQAAKGFAVTTLATLAR